GTTTCGGCGACTTTTTGCCTGGACTCATTGATCTTCTCCTCGGCGCCATCGATCATCGCCTCGGCTTCAAAGATCGACTGTTCCTTCTCGGCCTGTTTTTGAACCAGGGCGGCTTCGTACGTCGAGACTTTCTGCTTGGCGAAGGCAAGCTGCTGAACGGCCAGTTCTTTCTGCTGTTCCAGGGTTTCGATGTACTGCGGGTCGATGTTCTCGACCCGGGCGATGATCTGACCCTCCTCGACCCGATCCCCTTCGTTGACGTAGAACTCGACGACCCGTCCGTAAATCGGCGAAAAGACCTGATATTCCCGGTCAAGCGGGTGGAAGGCGGTCACCTGGCCGTCGCCATAGACCGACTGACGCCAGGGCACCCAGATCATCACGAACGGCAAGACGACGCAGACGAGGATCACCCCCAGCCCGACCCTGCGCGCGGTTTTCGGCGTGCCGACCTGATGCAGGGCGGGCATCCGCGAGCCGGCGTCGAACGCTCTGGCAGGCAGGCCCGGTCGAGGACGGATCGCCGGCAAGCCGCTCGCGGGTCGGCGCATCGGTGGGCGTCGGGTCGGGAGCTCGGCCGGGAGCATCGTCGCTTCCGTCGCCAGCAGGCCCCCGTCGAGGGTTCGGGTGGCCGTTGCTCGGGTGGCGCCGGCCGTCTCCTGGGGTCTTAGCTCAGACGACATAGCTGCGTCTCCTTCAACCAGTCTTCGAGGTCTCGACGCTGACCGCCGGCCATCTCAAGGGTGTGTTCAACGTGTCCGTCGGCCAGAATGACCGCCCGGTCGCAGTTCGTGACCACTTCCTGCCCGTGCGAGACGATCAAGAGGGTCCAGGGGGCGCTTCGGTCGAACAGGGTTTCCACCACCTTTCGGCGGGCATCGAGGTCGATGCTGTCCAGCCCCTCGTCGATGACCAGCAATCGGGGGTCTCCGGCAATCGCCCGAGCGAGCATGACCCGACGCGACTGACCGAGCGAGAGCGGCGCGCCCGTGCTCGAAAGAATCGTGTGCAAACCGTCTGGAAGGTCCATCACTTCTTCCAGCAACCGCACCGCGTCAAGCGCCCGGCGGACATCACTGAGCGAGAGCCAGAGCCGACCGACCCGGACATTTTCGAGCACCGTGTCCTCGATGATCTCCAGCCCTTTGACCATCGCCACCTCGGCCCTGAGTGATTCGAGCCGGAGGTCTCGGGTGTTCGTTCCGTCCAGCTCGATCGCGCCATGCGTCGGGGAGCGGAGGCCGTAAATCAGGTCGAGCAAGGTACTTTTGCCGGAGCCGCTCGGCCCGATAATCGCCAGGCGCTCGCCGGGTTTGACCTCCAGATCCATGTTGTGCAGGACCGAGTGGTGACCCTCGTACGAATACGACAGATGACGGAGGACCAAATGCGCCCCCTGCTCCGGAATCTCTCGCTGGGGTTCCCCGTCGTGCCGTTCCAACGGCAGATCGACCAGAACGCCCAGCTTATCCATGGCTGCCATCAAGTCGTACCAGGCTTCCAGGTGCTTGCCCAGCTTGCTAAACGAAAGCAAGACGGTGGCGATAATCAGTTCCGCCGCCACTAGCTGCCCGAGGGTTAATTGTTGCTGAATCACCAGGTAGCCGCCCAGGCCCAGCAAGGCCGAGCTGGCAATCGCTTGCAGGCTCAGGGCGAAGATGACCTGACGCATCACGATCGCAAAGTGCCGACGACGGGCCGACAAATACCGCCGGGTGGCCGCATCGGCCCGATCCATCGCAAAGTCGGCGCCACCATCCACCTTGAACGTCAGAGGGGTCCGGGCGATTTCTTCCAGGCCGCCGGCCACCTCGTACTTGGACACCGACTCCTGAATGCTCGTCCGGATCGCCCCGCGGCCGAGCAGAAAGATCATGCCGGTCATGGCAATGAGCAAGATCAGATCGAACCCGAGCAGGAACGGATGGTAGAAGGCCAGAACGATCAGGCCGATCCCCGCGCCCAGCACCACTGAGATGCCGTCGAGCATCAGCAGGGCCGCGACCTTCTGGACCGTCAACACATCGAAGAAGCGGTTGACCAGTTCCGGTCCGTGGTTGCGGTCGTAGGCATCGATCCGGACCCGAGGCAACCGATACGCCAGGTCGGCCGTGACCCGGGCGAAAATCCGACGCTGCATGATCTCGACCATGTAGGTCTGCAAGGCTCGCAGCATCGCCGCCAGCCCCAGGCAGGCCAGCAAGATCAGGGTCAGGACGATCAGTTGCTGCAGGAGCAGGTTGAGCGCCACGGTCGTCACGACCGCCTCGACCGCCAGCGGAGACGCCAGCGACAGAATGCCAACCCCCACCGCGTAGGCGACGATCACCCAGAGGTCCCGCTTCGCCTCGATCCGCAACAGACCGATCAGACGACGAACCGGTGAAATCTCCTGACCATGTCCGTGTCCGTGTCCCCCGCCATGCCCGTGTCCCCCGCCATGTCCGTGTCCGTGACCGTGAGCGTACATCTCATCGGCGTCGGGATCACGCAGGGGGTGACATGGAG
The Tautonia marina genome window above contains:
- a CDS encoding peptidase domain-containing ABC transporter: MSWATDDVLDACTEAAGLEYDPVLGRQLFYQSEREFPGSPDQAWLARLSMMGKHFGLRITPSQWTIREAIASARPDMPVVTFVPGQNGELGSWVTLVGRKGKKARLAAPERGGTGPVLSEKQLAQRLKLSDPKAVVSWVMVLPLAPCHPLRDPDADEMYAHGHGHGHGGGHGHGGGHGHGHGQEISPVRRLIGLLRIEAKRDLWVIVAYAVGVGILSLASPLAVEAVVTTVALNLLLQQLIVLTLILLACLGLAAMLRALQTYMVEIMQRRIFARVTADLAYRLPRVRIDAYDRNHGPELVNRFFDVLTVQKVAALLMLDGISVVLGAGIGLIVLAFYHPFLLGFDLILLIAMTGMIFLLGRGAIRTSIQESVSKYEVAGGLEEIARTPLTFKVDGGADFAMDRADAATRRYLSARRRHFAIVMRQVIFALSLQAIASSALLGLGGYLVIQQQLTLGQLVAAELIIATVLLSFSKLGKHLEAWYDLMAAMDKLGVLVDLPLERHDGEPQREIPEQGAHLVLRHLSYSYEGHHSVLHNMDLEVKPGERLAIIGPSGSGKSTLLDLIYGLRSPTHGAIELDGTNTRDLRLESLRAEVAMVKGLEIIEDTVLENVRVGRLWLSLSDVRRALDAVRLLEEVMDLPDGLHTILSSTGAPLSLGQSRRVMLARAIAGDPRLLVIDEGLDSIDLDARRKVVETLFDRSAPWTLLIVSHGQEVVTNCDRAVILADGHVEHTLEMAGGQRRDLEDWLKETQLCRLS